aacgcttaatggtactttcaaatgagcacataccttgacatgaatcttgaaggtgttcaagatagatcggcaaagaaggagttcttggctatgttataaggtgtgaatattgagtaagactcaagacatgaccacggcagaatagagagaaaggacgaaggtcgtcccctatgctttagacgtaggctctacagtatgctatgttgtgtaccgcacctgaagtgtgccttgccatgagtcagtcaaggggtacaagaatgatccaggaatggatcacaagacagcgttcaaacatatccttagtaactagtggactatagaattttctcgattatggaggtggtaaaagagttcgtcataaggggttacgctgatgcaaactttgacactaatccggatgactatgagtagtataccggattcgtatagtagaacagttatttggaaaagctccaaatagcgcatggtagctgcatctaggagatgacatagagatttgtaaagcacacacagatctgaaagattcagacccgttgactaataacctctttcacaagcaagatatgatcaaacccaatgggtgttggactcgttgcaatcacatagtgatgtgaactagattattgactctagtgcaagtgggagactgttggaactatgccctagaggcaataataaaatggttattattgtatttccttgttcaagataattgtctattattcatgctataattgtattgaccggaaaccgcaatacatgtgtgaatacacagacaacaccatgtccctagtaagcctctgattgactagctcgttgatcaatagatggttatggtttcctgaccatggacattggatgtcgttgataacaggatcacatcattaggagaatgatgtgatggacaagacccaatcctaagcctagcacaaagatcgtagtttgtatgctaaagctttctaatgtcaagtatcatttccttagaccatgagattgtgcaactcccgcataccgtaggagtgctttgggtgtaccaaacgtcaaaatgtaactgggtgactataaaggtgcactacaggtatctccgaaagtgtctgttgggttggcacgaatcgagactgggatttgtcactctgtatgacggggaggtatctctgggcccactcggtaatgcatcatcataatgagctcaatgtgaccaagtggttggtcagggatcatgcattacggaacaagtaaagtgacctgccggtaacgagattgaacgaggtattgggataccgacgatcgaatctcgggtaagtaacataccgattgacaaagggaattgcatacgggattgcttgaatccttgacatcgtggttcatccgatgagatcatcgtggaacatgtaggagacaacatgggtatccagatcctgctattggttattggccaaagaggtgtctcggtcatgtctgcatgattcccgaacccgtagagtctacacacttaaggttctatgacgctagggttataaaggaagtctgtttgtggttaccgaatgttgttcggagtctcggatgagatcccggacatcacgaggagtactggaatggtccggaggtaaagatttatatatgggaagtccagtttcagtcaccggaatagtttcgggggttatcggtattgtaccgggaccaccgaaaggtgtccgggggtccaccgggtggggccacatgccacgggggacttaatgggctggatatgggagggaaccagcccctagtgggctgatgcgcccctccccaagggcccaaggcgcctagggttgaaaaccctaggggaggggggcgcctccaccttgcttggggggcaagtctccccctcctggccgccgcccctcccctctagatgggatctggaggggccggccccctctccccttcacctatatatagtgggggttttggggctgcccagcACATGAGTTTTCATCTCTCCTGgcgtagccctacccctctccctcctcgtctctcgcagtgcttggcgaaacactgctggagtgccacgctcctccatccccaccacgctgttgtgctgctgctggatggagtcttcctcaacctctccctctctccttgctggatcaaggcacgggatacgtcaccgggctgcaggtgtgttgaacgcagaggcaccgtttttcggtgcttagatcggattcgaccGCGATCttaatcgcttcgtgaacgactccaccgaccgcgttcttgtaacacttccgcatcgcgatcttcaagggtatgaagatgcactcccctctctctcgttgctagtatctccatagattgatcttggtgatgcttagaaaattttgaatttctgctatgttccccaacatcagattggatctccctagggaaaattctagggagacttgccccccaagccaagcaggtggaagattgcctcccaagccaggtggaggagccccacctccccaaataacatgggaaagggtgtAGGGGgcacaccaccccttagtgggctggtttgccccttccccttcggcccatgaggccctccaacacttgtcggggctaccgaaacacctttcagtcatgctggccatagcctggtacccccgaaacacttggggactccaatacccttcgtccaatatatcgatcttcaccgccgaaccattccggaactcctcctgacgtacgggataacatccgggactccgaactaccttcgctaaccacatactatttcccataacaactctagcgtcaccgaaccttaagtgtgtagaccctacgggttcgggaaccatgcagacatgaccgagacgttctccggccgataaccaacagcgtgatctggatacccatgttggctcccacatgttccacgatgatcccatcggacgaaccatgatgtcaaggattcaatcaatcccgtatacaattccctttgtccattggtatgttacttgcccgagattcgatcggcggtatccctataccttgttcaatctcgttacgggcaagtctctttactcattccataatgcatgataccgtgactaactacttactcacattgagctcattatgatgatgcattaccgagtgggcccagagatacctctccgtcatagggagtgacaaatcctagtctcgattcgtaccaacccaacagacactttcagagatacctgtagtgcacctttatagccacccagttacgttgtgacgtttggtacacccaaagcattcctacggtatccgggagttgcacaatcccatggtctaaggaaatgatacttgacattagaaaagctttagcaaacgaactacacgatcttgtgctatgcttaggattgggtcttgtccatcacatcattctcctaatgatgtgatcccgttatcaatgaaatccaatgtccatggtcaggaaaccataaccatctattgatcaatgagatagttaactagaggctcactagggacatgttgtggtctatgtattcacgcatgtattacggtttccagttaatacaattatagcatgaacaatagacaattatcatgaacaaggaaatataataataaccattttattattgccactagggcatatttccaacaataatttCATCTCAGCTGACATGACTAACTGCAATGCCTTCAACCATCCCTATTatgccaacaaatctttcaccctatagccaacagttggctatacaattaaccatgctcttagtagTTTTGGTCTTGGTTACAGTGCATAAGGGATTTAAATGATCTACACATCTTGGAGCCACTTTGTCCAGAATATTCAAGCCTCCTGATTCACAAGCAGCCCATATTGCAAGATCGTGAAAAGAAAGGGTAGTAAAGTCTGCAGTTTCGTCTGTGTGCAGGGTAATCATCTCAAATATTAATATTAGTTTCTTCTCAATTTTCCGTTTCAGTCGTTGTTTTCCTTTTAATTTTTTGCTCCTTTTTTTGCTTTCATTTTTGTTACCCTGTAGTACCGTGTTAATTGTATCAACATCTTAATTGTTGTACTTCATTATTTTGATGCAGAGTGCCACATACTTTCTATCCGAGTTATGGACAAATTATGAAGCCGTAAGGGGGAGTTTTGTTATTCACAAGGTAAGGTAGGGTAGGACAATAGATTAGGGGTATACACTTGAGAGAATCCCTACATTTTTATTTAGAGTGAAGGGAATCTCTGCATGCCACCGAAGGGCTTATTTCGTACATATGGTGTATACGTTGTAGGAAACAGTTCCATCATGGCGACGGTGTAATTTCGATCAACCTTACAAAATGGAAATCACGAGTACGGTGGATGATCATTTATCCTTGATCACTAAAGGTTACCAAGCTATGATTTACAAGTAAGCACGTAGTGAGCTCTCTGTGATCTCCTTAATTATGGAAATATACACTTAACTCCTTAATTAGATTTGTTTTTCCATGTGTGTATCAGGCTGCAGTGGAGACCACGACTGTAAAATATCTTATGTCGGCACCCAAGCATGGATCAGACAActtacactagtaggaaaagggtctaatgtgcagctcattagtcccggtttgtatttgagccggcactaatgtgaccattagtgccggttccaacggctagggggcagagatcattagtaccggttcgtggctaacttttagcaccggttcgtgccatgaaccggtactaaagagagtggtggcaggatgttgttagactggggcccctccagcacctttagtaccggttcttgccatgaaccggtactaaaggtcatcctgcatataaacccttcatccagctcgctctgttcttctcccctttcccctctcctcctctctattcttcctctcttcccctcgagctccatcacacattttgcccaaattttttCAAGGTTTGAAGGCCCCATCCATTCATGTGATCACAAAGGTAAGCAActctgtcctttcatctctcattgctagattagctcttgcaatgctttatatatagtgattaatttgtgggttttagtaatttgggaggaattatatgtggtagtttatttgatttatatgcaatttgagcttaaaataactgttagtttgcatatgtaggtgtggtttacttagtgccttcccgtctccgtcgtaaccaccgtcgatcgtccgcaccgacccgtcaccggcaccaccttgtggtgagcatcttgttcttatcttttttatataaaaaaattcatgtttgtgtgatttacaTATATAGTTAcatgtataattatcttacccgtacgttgtttgttatacatagtgccatggttttgatatccgtccccgtcggccctcatccgtgttatgattcggatgtggtatattctcttttaaaactatttgttgcatttcgtgtttatgaaaaattgtgcccatcaagttgacatagatatttttatctaggaggtatgtgaaccggaaattccaaccaaccctattgttgagaggttaaatttagttgaaagagaaaacgagtatttggaagaaaaattgaaaagaattgacggggagaagatggaattggagttgcatgttgccgatgtcgtcgatgatcacaagatcaagatggagaaaatgcggttgaagattagaaagattagaaaatatgccattgatagtgtggcttggtatcattatgctgttagatcaattgttaccttagttgggatcttatcgcatttgttgttgcatttaaattctttagctagagttatttgtatgttgcatttaagtgttgtatgaactttatgtatgaattttatgtatgaacttgtattaatttggtcttttcggtggtgtgtaatgaagatgcgccggcaatggatgtaggatgaccgatgctctccctagttcattgatggcgtgcatacttttctgattgcggctcaggcaaacaagcgggcagatggttttatgccttgtccatgtgctggctgtaagaatggtcacaattactctatctcaagaaccattcatgtccacctgtttgagtccggtttaaTGCCCCACTATAAtttttggaccaagcacggagaaagaggggttatgatggaagacaatgaagaagaagaggatgacgatagctatcctggccatgggttcccggaatacgatgatacaacaatgggggaagaagctgagccggccatgcgggaagaagctgaagaagaggcatcagatgaaccccctgatgatctaggtcgggccattgccgatgcaaagagaaactgcgcaagtgaaaaggagaagaagaagttgcagcgcatgttagaggatcacaagaaattgttgtacccgaattgcaaagctgacaagaaaaagttgggcaccacaccgGAATTGCTGCAatagaaggcagagaatggtgtatctgacaagggatttggaaagttgctggtaatgataaagaatatgcttccaaaggacaacgaattgcccgagagtacatacgaagcaaagaaggctatctgccctctaggtttagaggtgcagaagatacatgcatgccctaatgactgcatcctctacgacggtgagtacgaggatttgaatgcgtgcccggtatgtggtgcattgcgctataagatcagtcgcgatgactctggtgatgtcgagggcgagcgccccaggaagaagattcctgccaaggtgatgtggtatgctcctataatacaacggttgaaacgtttgttccaaaacaatgagcatgccaaggcgatgcgatggcacggagaagaccgtaggaaagacagaaagttgagagtacccgctgacgggttgcagtggagaaaaatcgagagaaagtatagggaggagtttgtaggtgacccaaggaacgtatggtttggtctaagtgcagatggcattaatccatttggggagcagagcagcaaccatagcacgtggcatgtgactctatgtttgtataaccttcctccttggttgtgcatgaagcggaagttcattatgatgccagtgctcatccaaggccctaagcaacccggcaacgacattgatgtgtatctaaggccattagttgactaactattacaactgtggaatggaaaaggtgtacgtgcgtgggatgagcacaaacaggaagaatttgacctaaaggcgttgctgttcgtgaccatcaatgattggcctgctcttagtaacctttcaggacagacaaacaaggatatcgtggatgcacgcactgtttggatgatatcgacagtatatatttggatagttgtaggaagaatgtgtacttgggacatcatagatttcttccgagcaggcatcccgtaagaaagaaaggcaagcatttcagaggtgaggcggatcaccggacgaagcctcgtcACCGtattggtgctgatgtacatgatatggtcaagtatttgaaggtaatctttataaagggtcctggtggacaacctgttccgaaggacgcttacggacgcgcacccatgtggaagaagaaatctatattttgggacctgccctattggaaagacctagaggtccgctccgcaatcgatgtgatgcacgtgtgATGtcgactacacaaccttcttcttgtagacgttgttgggcctgcaagtgcacaagtttgtaggacagtagcaaatttccctcaagtggatgacctaaggtttatcaatccgtaggaggcgtaggatgaagatggtctctctcaaacaaccctgcaaccaaataacaaagagtctcttgtgtccccaacacacccaatacaatggtaaattgtataggtgcactagttcggcgaagagatggtgatacaagtgcaatatggatggtagataaaggtatttgtaatctgaaattataaaaacagcaaagtagcaagggataaaagtgagcataaacggtattgcaatgataggaaacaaggcctagggttcatacattcactagtgcatgttctctcaacaataataacatagatagatcatataacaatccctcaacatgcaacaaagagtcactccaaagccactaatagtggagaacaaacgaagagattatggtagggtacgaaaccacctcaaagttattcttttgtatcaatctattcaagagttcgtactagaataacaccttaagacacaaatcaaccaaaccctaatgccacctagatactccattgtcgcctcaagtatctgtgggcatgattatgttagaaatatgccctagaggcaataataaattagttattattattatatttccttgttcataataatcatttattatccatgctataattgtattgaaaggaaactcagatacatg
Above is a window of Triticum aestivum cultivar Chinese Spring chromosome 6B, IWGSC CS RefSeq v2.1, whole genome shotgun sequence DNA encoding:
- the LOC123134233 gene encoding serine carboxypeptidase-like 10, with protein sequence MQSATYFLSELWTNYEAVRGSFVIHKETVPSWRRCNFDQPYKMEITSTVDDHLSLITKGYQAMIYNGDHDCKISYVGTQAWIRQLTLVGKGVNLSITYHWRPWHVDDQVVGYTRTYANNLTYATVKGAGHTAPEYMPRECLAMIDRWLSREPL